The Montipora foliosa isolate CH-2021 chromosome 1, ASM3666993v2, whole genome shotgun sequence genome has a window encoding:
- the LOC138013068 gene encoding uncharacterized protein, with protein MWKQFTVQGNTMYLDMLSKLVKQYNNTKHSSIKMTPVEASNKRNEGTVYFNLYGDTETLKQKPKFKVGDKVRISKYKRNVFDKGYTPNWTEEVFTVDKIQYTNPITYKLKDLRGEDIQGSFYQPELLKAIQDVFRIDKVIRRDYKKKQAFVKWKGYSDDFNSWVPLKDIENI; from the coding sequence atgtggaagcagttcacagttcaaggtaatacaatgtATCTCGATATGCTGTCCAAACTAGTAAAACagtacaacaacacaaaacattcaagcataaaaatGACACCTGTTGAAGCATCTAATAAAAGGAATGAAGGAACCgtttacttcaatctatatggtgatacagaaacattgaaacaaaaaccaaaattcaaGGTTGGTGACAAGGTTCGAATATCTAAGTATAAACGAAATGTGTTCGACAAGGGTTATACACCAAATTGGAcagaagaagtgtttacagttgataagatccaatacactaatccaataacatacaaactaaaagatctcagaggtgaagacATCCAAGGTAGTTTTTATcaacctgaattattaaaagccatACAGGATGTTTTTCGTATTGATAAAGTAATTAGAAGagactataaaaagaaacaagcttttgtaaaatggaagggatacagtgatgatTTCAATAGTTGGGTACcattgaaagacattgaaaacatatga